A window of the Microbacterium sp. AZCO genome harbors these coding sequences:
- a CDS encoding nuclear transport factor 2 family protein has protein sequence MTTTTEEDREARITLIRTYWDVLMAADMVAFRKLLAPGAVIHYPGQNYMSGDYRTTDDIVGLYTQLTQFIKDGVFVGEVLDITVGEIFTTVILKYEIRMPIKTLQGRATGIFILDENHLIKEYWLHEWNQQMINWVFRSSRWFGWVTKLLPKKRKK, from the coding sequence ATGACCACCACGACCGAGGAAGACCGCGAAGCGCGGATCACCCTCATCCGCACGTACTGGGACGTGTTGATGGCCGCCGACATGGTGGCCTTCCGCAAGCTGCTCGCCCCCGGTGCCGTCATCCACTACCCGGGCCAGAATTACATGTCCGGCGACTACCGCACGACCGACGACATCGTGGGCCTGTACACGCAGCTCACGCAGTTCATCAAGGACGGCGTCTTCGTCGGCGAGGTGCTCGACATCACGGTCGGCGAGATCTTCACGACCGTCATCCTGAAATACGAGATCAGGATGCCGATCAAGACGCTGCAGGGGCGTGCGACGGGTATCTTCATCCTCGACGAGAACCACCTCATCAAGGAGTACTGGCTCCACGAGTGGAACCAGCAGATGATCAACTGGGTCTTCCGCTCGTCGCGGTGGTTCGGGTGGGTCACCAAGCTGCTTCCCAAGAAGAGGAAGAAGTGA
- a CDS encoding peroxidase family protein, with product MSKPSVFGRALIRVYSRVNQRTPWHKLPFVFGLFNLIALRDQLREDNLVDTRTPGGAGLTPGVALADAPDAVRRFRTADGGYDDLSDPDMGKTGTRFARNVALDKAWPGTPEELLTPNPREVSQRLMRRDEFTPATSINLLAASWIQFQTHDWFAHGREDHDDIEIPLPEGDKWFEDPMRIPRTKQDGTRVDADKHLPPTYINTNSHWWDASSIYGSTEAKQKAVRSFVDGKLVLKNGQLPLDPASGVALTGFSENWWVGLGMLHTLFTLEHNAICDALKKNHPHLTEDELFGIARLVNSALLAKIHTVEWTPAIIAHPVLKVAMRANWWGLAEEKLHRKFGRISKSDVISGIPGSAHDHHGAPYQLTEEFAAVYRLHPLLPEQLDVRSLDDDSLLDSMDFKEIILLNAQRVLEGPQEVEDLWYSFGIQNPGAVQLHNFPRWMQDITLPDGVRLDIAALDITRDRERGVPRYNEFRRQLHLKPAATFAELTDNPVWAKELEEIYGDVEKVDLQVGMHAETPPAGFGFSDTAFRVFILMASRRLKSDRFITDCYTEEYYTKTGLQWIADSDMRTVLLRHFPQLHKALDGVPNAFVPWNVSAPRTTTSAATAAAGQHE from the coding sequence GTGAGCAAACCATCCGTGTTCGGGCGCGCGTTGATCCGGGTGTACTCGCGCGTCAATCAGCGCACGCCCTGGCACAAGCTTCCGTTCGTGTTCGGGCTCTTCAACCTGATCGCGCTGCGCGATCAGCTGCGCGAGGACAACCTCGTCGACACCCGCACGCCCGGCGGTGCCGGGCTCACGCCGGGAGTCGCACTGGCCGACGCGCCTGACGCGGTACGTCGCTTCCGCACGGCGGACGGCGGCTATGACGACCTGAGCGACCCGGATATGGGCAAGACCGGCACGCGCTTCGCCCGCAACGTCGCCCTCGACAAGGCGTGGCCGGGCACGCCGGAGGAGCTGCTCACCCCGAATCCGCGCGAAGTGAGTCAGCGGCTGATGCGCCGCGACGAGTTCACGCCGGCCACGTCGATCAACCTGCTCGCGGCATCCTGGATCCAGTTCCAGACGCACGACTGGTTCGCCCACGGCCGTGAGGACCACGACGACATCGAGATCCCGCTGCCCGAGGGCGACAAGTGGTTCGAAGACCCCATGCGCATCCCGCGCACGAAGCAGGACGGCACACGCGTCGACGCCGACAAGCACCTGCCGCCGACGTACATCAACACCAACTCGCACTGGTGGGACGCCTCGTCGATCTACGGCAGCACGGAGGCCAAGCAGAAGGCCGTCCGCAGCTTCGTCGACGGCAAGCTCGTGCTCAAGAACGGACAGCTTCCGCTCGATCCGGCCTCCGGCGTCGCGCTCACGGGATTCAGCGAGAACTGGTGGGTCGGGCTCGGGATGCTACATACGCTGTTCACTCTCGAGCACAACGCGATCTGCGATGCGCTCAAGAAGAACCACCCGCATCTCACAGAGGACGAGCTGTTCGGCATCGCGCGGCTCGTGAACTCGGCGCTGCTGGCCAAGATCCACACTGTCGAGTGGACGCCGGCGATCATCGCGCACCCGGTTCTGAAGGTCGCGATGCGGGCGAACTGGTGGGGCCTCGCCGAGGAGAAGCTCCACCGCAAGTTCGGCCGCATCAGCAAGAGCGACGTGATCAGCGGCATCCCCGGATCGGCGCACGATCACCACGGCGCGCCGTACCAGCTCACGGAGGAGTTCGCGGCCGTCTACCGCCTGCATCCGCTTCTGCCGGAGCAGCTCGACGTGCGCTCGCTCGACGACGATTCGCTGCTGGACTCGATGGACTTCAAGGAGATCATCCTCCTGAACGCGCAGCGGGTGCTCGAGGGTCCGCAGGAGGTGGAGGACCTCTGGTACTCGTTCGGCATCCAGAACCCGGGCGCAGTGCAGCTGCACAACTTCCCGCGATGGATGCAGGACATCACGCTTCCGGACGGCGTGCGCCTCGACATCGCGGCGCTCGACATCACGCGCGACCGCGAGCGGGGCGTGCCGCGCTACAACGAGTTCCGCCGCCAGCTGCACCTCAAGCCCGCCGCGACCTTCGCGGAGCTCACCGACAACCCGGTCTGGGCCAAGGAGCTCGAGGAGATCTACGGCGACGTCGAGAAGGTCGACCTCCAGGTCGGCATGCACGCCGAGACGCCGCCTGCGGGCTTCGGCTTCAGCGACACGGCGTTCCGCGTGTTCATCCTGATGGCCAGCCGCCGGCTGAAGAGCGACCGCTTCATCACCGACTGCTACACGGAGGAGTACTACACGAAGACCGGCCTGCAGTGGATCGCGGACAGCGACATGCGCACCGTCCTGCTGCGGCACTTCCCCCAGCTCCACAAGGCGCTCGACGGCGTGCCGAACGCCTTCGTGCCCTGGAACGTGAGCGCGCCCCGCACCACCACCAGCGCCGCGACAGCCGCCGCCGGCCAGCACGAGTGA
- a CDS encoding cytochrome P450, with amino-acid sequence MAKSRPNQKPLPPGRFGMPWLGETFDIIKNNHGFYKDRLAKYGPIFKTRLFGNSFVVFSGHEAFHTFATDARIVRGDADPISAEQIFLNSLALIDGVEHHTRKSVMLRAVGFRSAIASYLPTMQSLLERTIDPWLESGEGANLRADLQRFAARLTGALYTGDLTEEHAAELDYHLANMREAFMTLPLPIPGTKYGKAIAGRKRMDQIIGDALEKHQRGGYDDIVSRMITAATEADVPIDKLRGDIRHLIFAGQGGYFVPLTLVTMILGQHPDIMEKARAEVLAISPDGPITMDQIERMEYLEQISKELRRYFAMNSATFFGRVQEDMEVGGYRIPKGWGAIGGIHINMRNPDVFPDPDRFDPDRFAPKREAALAPGSYVPHGDGQSTHHRCPGENIVTVAVKVYLTLLLRKADWSIPDQDLTLTNELFPLPASGLRVEFRAHVPVAG; translated from the coding sequence ATGGCGAAGTCCCGCCCGAATCAGAAGCCTCTGCCTCCCGGCCGCTTCGGCATGCCGTGGCTGGGGGAGACCTTCGACATCATCAAGAACAACCACGGGTTCTACAAGGACCGGCTCGCGAAGTACGGCCCCATCTTCAAGACGCGGCTGTTCGGCAACAGCTTCGTCGTGTTCTCGGGCCACGAGGCGTTCCACACCTTCGCGACGGACGCGCGCATCGTCCGCGGCGACGCCGACCCCATCTCCGCCGAGCAGATCTTCCTGAACTCGCTCGCGCTCATCGACGGCGTCGAGCACCACACGCGCAAGTCCGTCATGCTCCGCGCGGTCGGCTTCCGCTCGGCCATCGCGTCGTATCTGCCGACGATGCAGTCGCTGCTCGAGCGGACGATCGACCCGTGGCTCGAGAGCGGCGAGGGCGCCAACCTCCGCGCCGACCTGCAGCGGTTCGCCGCACGCCTGACCGGCGCGCTGTACACCGGCGATCTCACCGAGGAGCATGCCGCCGAGCTCGACTACCACCTCGCCAACATGCGCGAGGCGTTCATGACGCTTCCGCTGCCGATCCCGGGGACGAAGTACGGCAAGGCGATCGCGGGCCGCAAGCGCATGGACCAGATCATCGGCGACGCGCTCGAGAAGCATCAGCGCGGCGGCTACGACGACATCGTCTCGCGCATGATCACCGCCGCGACAGAGGCCGATGTGCCGATCGACAAGCTCCGCGGCGACATCCGGCACCTGATCTTCGCGGGGCAGGGCGGGTACTTCGTGCCGCTGACGCTCGTGACCATGATCCTTGGTCAGCATCCCGACATCATGGAGAAGGCTCGCGCCGAGGTGCTCGCGATCTCGCCCGACGGGCCCATCACGATGGATCAGATCGAGCGGATGGAGTACCTCGAGCAGATCTCGAAGGAGCTCCGCCGCTACTTCGCGATGAACTCCGCGACGTTCTTCGGACGCGTGCAGGAAGACATGGAGGTCGGGGGATACCGCATCCCGAAGGGGTGGGGCGCCATCGGCGGCATCCACATCAACATGCGCAATCCCGACGTCTTCCCCGACCCGGACCGGTTCGATCCCGACCGGTTCGCGCCGAAGCGGGAGGCCGCTCTCGCACCCGGCAGCTACGTGCCGCACGGCGACGGTCAGTCCACGCACCACCGCTGCCCCGGCGAGAACATCGTCACAGTCGCCGTCAAGGTCTACCTGACCCTGCTCCTGCGCAAGGCGGACTGGTCGATCCCCGATCAGGACCTGACCCTCACGAACGAGCTGTTCCCCCTGCCCGCGAGCGGGCTGCGGGTGGAGTTCCGGGCGCATGTCCCCGTCGCCGGCTGA